From the genome of Candidatus Methylopumilus rimovensis, one region includes:
- a CDS encoding PQQ-dependent dehydrogenase, methanol/ethanol family, translating into MKINKIKLALGLVAGLSVAMPMIASAAADQEKAIADANNWAAPRGDYTNQAHSKLTQINQGNVKNLKAAWTFATGVNRGHEGAPVVVGNMMYVHTAFPNNIYALDLNDNQKIVWSYFPKQDPSVQAVLCCDNVSRGLGYGDGKIFLQQNDGMLVALDAKTGKKLWDAKNTDPKVGATNTNAPHVIKDKVLTGCSGAEFGVRCFISAYTLDGKLAWKAYSTGPDAEVLIGKDFNKDTPLYSALSVYEDVNGGNKQGGSFKKIDTAKLKGGEKDLGLKTWLKPQAVKDGWQHGGGSVWGWWPYDPKTNLVYYGTGNPSVWNPDVRPGDNKWSMTVFARDLNTGVARWGMQMTPHDEWDYDGINEVILFDNGGKTYAWHHDRNGFAYTWQADNGVLVAAEKVHPFVNWATDVDKKSGVPNKLASASTHQDYNAKGVCPAALGTKDQQPAAYSPKTGLIYSPLNHVCMTYEPVESKYVAGQPWVGATLTMFAGPDGVMGGFAAYDPMTNKKAWYNKEKFSAWGGALTTASDLVFYGTLDRWFKALDAKSGKELWKFQVGSGVIGNAFTYSNGGKQYVGVLSGIGGWAGVAMNLGLTNPTDALGAAGGYAELTKYNAAPGGGALTVFSL; encoded by the coding sequence ATGAAAATTAATAAAATCAAGTTAGCTCTTGGTTTAGTAGCTGGTCTATCAGTGGCAATGCCAATGATTGCTTCAGCAGCTGCTGATCAAGAAAAAGCTATTGCTGATGCTAATAACTGGGCAGCACCACGCGGTGACTACACAAACCAAGCACACAGCAAATTAACTCAAATCAACCAAGGTAATGTAAAAAACCTTAAAGCTGCTTGGACATTCGCTACCGGTGTAAACCGTGGTCACGAAGGTGCTCCAGTTGTTGTTGGTAACATGATGTATGTTCATACAGCATTCCCAAACAACATCTACGCGCTTGACTTAAACGACAATCAAAAAATCGTTTGGTCTTACTTCCCAAAACAAGATCCATCAGTTCAAGCAGTTCTCTGCTGTGATAACGTTTCACGTGGTCTTGGTTATGGCGACGGTAAAATCTTCTTACAACAAAACGACGGTATGTTAGTTGCTTTAGATGCTAAGACAGGTAAAAAATTATGGGACGCTAAAAACACTGACCCTAAAGTTGGTGCTACAAACACAAACGCTCCTCACGTAATTAAAGACAAAGTTTTAACAGGTTGTTCTGGTGCTGAATTCGGTGTTCGCTGCTTTATCTCAGCTTACACATTAGACGGCAAGTTAGCTTGGAAAGCTTACTCAACAGGTCCTGATGCTGAAGTATTAATCGGCAAAGACTTTAACAAAGACACACCACTTTACTCAGCATTATCAGTCTATGAAGACGTTAATGGTGGTAACAAACAAGGCGGTTCATTCAAGAAAATTGATACTGCTAAGTTAAAAGGCGGTGAAAAAGATCTTGGTCTTAAAACATGGTTAAAACCACAAGCAGTTAAAGATGGTTGGCAACATGGTGGTGGCTCTGTATGGGGCTGGTGGCCATATGATCCAAAAACAAACTTAGTGTACTACGGTACAGGTAACCCATCAGTTTGGAATCCAGATGTACGTCCAGGCGACAATAAATGGTCTATGACTGTTTTCGCACGTGACTTAAACACTGGCGTTGCACGCTGGGGTATGCAAATGACTCCACATGACGAGTGGGATTACGACGGTATTAACGAAGTGATCTTATTTGACAATGGTGGTAAGACATATGCATGGCACCATGACCGTAACGGTTTTGCTTACACATGGCAAGCTGATAACGGTGTTTTAGTTGCTGCAGAAAAAGTACATCCATTTGTTAACTGGGCAACTGACGTTGACAAAAAATCTGGTGTACCTAACAAGTTAGCTTCAGCTTCTACACACCAAGACTACAATGCTAAGGGTGTTTGCCCAGCTGCATTGGGTACAAAAGATCAACAACCAGCTGCTTACTCACCTAAGACTGGCCTTATCTACTCACCACTCAACCACGTATGTATGACATACGAACCAGTTGAGTCTAAGTATGTAGCAGGTCAACCATGGGTTGGTGCAACATTAACTATGTTTGCTGGTCCAGACGGTGTTATGGGTGGCTTCGCTGCTTATGATCCAATGACAAACAAAAAAGCTTGGTACAACAAAGAGAAATTCTCTGCTTGGGGCGGTGCTTTAACAACTGCTTCAGACTTAGTTTTCTACGGTACTCTTGACCGTTGGTTCAAAGCTCTTGACGCTAAGTCAGGTAAAGAACTTTGGAAATTCCAAGTTGGTTCTGGTGTGATTGGTAATGCATTCACATACTCAAACGGCGGCAAACAATACGTTGGTGTTTTATCAGGTATTGGTGGTTGGGCTGGCGTTGCGATGAACCTTGGCTTAACTAACCCAACAGACGCTCTTGGTGCTGCTGGTGGTTATGCTGAACTTACTAAGTACAATGCTGCTCCTGGCGGCGGTGCTTTAACAGTATTTAGCCTATAA
- a CDS encoding substrate-binding domain-containing protein, translating to MFKKIILALCVLNLIQAGSVFALGQDREDGLPGMPYRTPTENEFRVCADPESLPYSNQKGEGFENKIAEVLAKDLGKELTYEFWLDRQGYLRNTINAQRCDVIIGMGSDVDSLRTSKPYYRSGYVFVYRKSSNYNIKDWDAEDLKKGIIGIVGESPPTIPLRDHDLMANARPYRLQRDLNLSPGHMIDDLVAGKIDVAIIWGPIGGYYAKQSKEPLVVVPVPEYKSVNVKGKEEWNISVAVRKKDKDRMEMIQGALDRNQAKILKILDDYGIPHKPIISGDKIGN from the coding sequence ATGTTTAAAAAAATAATATTAGCTTTATGTGTTTTGAATTTAATTCAAGCTGGATCGGTATTCGCTTTAGGTCAAGATCGTGAAGATGGTTTACCTGGTATGCCCTATCGAACTCCGACGGAAAACGAATTTAGAGTGTGTGCCGACCCTGAAAGTCTTCCTTATTCAAATCAAAAAGGTGAGGGCTTTGAAAATAAAATTGCAGAAGTTTTAGCGAAAGATTTAGGTAAAGAATTAACTTACGAATTTTGGCTTGATCGTCAAGGCTATTTAAGAAATACAATTAATGCACAACGCTGCGATGTCATTATTGGCATGGGCAGTGATGTAGATTCGTTACGCACTTCTAAACCTTATTATCGTTCAGGATATGTATTCGTATATCGGAAATCAAGTAATTACAATATTAAAGATTGGGATGCAGAAGATCTTAAAAAAGGCATTATTGGTATTGTGGGGGAAAGTCCACCAACGATTCCGTTACGCGATCATGATCTGATGGCGAATGCTCGTCCTTATCGATTGCAAAGAGATCTCAATTTGTCACCAGGCCACATGATTGATGATTTGGTCGCAGGTAAAATTGATGTCGCGATCATATGGGGGCCAATTGGTGGATATTATGCAAAACAATCAAAAGAACCTCTCGTCGTTGTTCCTGTGCCCGAATATAAATCAGTCAATGTGAAGGGCAAAGAAGAGTGGAATATTTCTGTGGCTGTTCGCAAAAAAGATAAAGACCGCATGGAAATGATTCAAGGGGCGCTGGATCGCAATCAGGCTAAAATTTTGAAGATTTTAGATGACTACGGCATCCCTCATAAGCCCATTATTTCAGGGGATAAGATAGGAAATTAA
- a CDS encoding c-type cytochrome, whose amino-acid sequence MSSLLVSMMAFAGVVSADVSFVKTTDGSALKIDPSLFDTPAAKEFLATGKNPYVGNAEATAKGKKIFGLYSCTQCHGGDAKGQVGPGLVGPTFRYPKDATNKGMFETVWAGTNGGMGAKGIGLMDATDPKNGVTPDELLKVIAWIRTQGTVTGNE is encoded by the coding sequence ATGTCATCACTCTTAGTTTCTATGATGGCATTTGCAGGCGTGGTATCTGCAGACGTTTCATTTGTAAAGACAACAGATGGAAGCGCATTAAAAATTGACCCAAGTTTATTTGATACACCTGCAGCAAAAGAATTTCTAGCTACTGGCAAAAATCCTTACGTTGGTAATGCCGAAGCAACTGCAAAAGGTAAAAAGATTTTTGGTTTGTATTCTTGCACGCAATGTCATGGCGGGGATGCAAAAGGTCAAGTTGGTCCCGGATTAGTTGGCCCCACATTTCGCTATCCAAAAGATGCTACTAACAAAGGTATGTTTGAAACAGTTTGGGCAGGAACAAATGGCGGTATGGGCGCTAAAGGAATCGGACTTATGGATGCAACAGATCCAAAAAATGGTGTGACTCCAGATGAGCTTCTTAAGGTCATCGCTTGGATTCGCACACAAGGAACAGTTACAGGTAACGAGTAA
- a CDS encoding NAD(P)/FAD-dependent oxidoreductase produces MHKIVIVGGGAGGLELATRLGDTLGKKKKAEITLIDCTKTHVWKPLLHEIAAGSMNPDKHELEYMAQAHWHHFRFRLGRMDRLNRRKKEVSIAPYEDEDGKEIIPRRSFQYDTLIISVGSTTNDFGIKGAAKHSIALDTQEQAEVFHQKLHHAILKAQTQKKAIQPGQLEVVIVGAGATGVELAAELHKATREMTAYGIDRVNPDRDIKISIIEASPRLLPALPQKLSHSVELELRKLRVHLYMGERVTEVSAKGVKTHSKRFIPSALVVWAAGVKAPDFLKKIDGLETNPINQLLVHTTLQTTRDDSIFAFGDCAACPIEGTDQFVPPRAQAAHQQASLLFKSMKLRVKGKTNLPQYTYKDYGSLVNMGEYSTVGNLMGSLMGGSMFIEGFVARLMYQSLYKMHLMALHGFMSTALQTIARMITRRTEAQVKLH; encoded by the coding sequence ATGCATAAGATTGTGATAGTAGGTGGCGGTGCAGGCGGTTTAGAGCTTGCAACAAGACTTGGCGATACATTAGGCAAAAAGAAAAAAGCTGAAATCACATTGATTGACTGCACAAAAACACATGTATGGAAACCGCTCCTTCATGAAATTGCTGCTGGGAGCATGAATCCAGACAAGCATGAGTTGGAGTATATGGCGCAAGCACACTGGCATCACTTTCGTTTTCGCTTAGGTCGCATGGATCGATTGAATCGTCGTAAAAAAGAAGTCTCGATCGCACCTTATGAAGACGAAGACGGCAAAGAAATTATTCCGAGAAGAAGCTTTCAGTATGACACCTTAATTATTTCTGTTGGCAGCACAACAAATGACTTTGGCATTAAAGGGGCAGCAAAACATTCGATTGCTTTAGATACGCAAGAGCAAGCTGAAGTGTTTCATCAAAAATTACACCATGCTATTTTAAAGGCACAAACACAAAAGAAAGCAATTCAACCAGGTCAATTAGAAGTTGTGATCGTGGGCGCAGGCGCGACAGGTGTGGAACTTGCAGCGGAGCTTCATAAAGCGACGCGCGAGATGACAGCCTACGGGATTGATCGGGTGAATCCTGATCGTGATATAAAAATTTCTATTATTGAAGCGAGCCCTCGCTTGCTTCCAGCGCTCCCGCAAAAGTTATCACATTCCGTAGAATTAGAATTACGAAAATTACGCGTACATCTTTATATGGGTGAGCGTGTGACTGAAGTGTCTGCTAAAGGAGTTAAGACACACAGCAAGCGCTTTATTCCTTCAGCTCTAGTAGTGTGGGCTGCCGGAGTGAAAGCACCTGATTTCTTAAAAAAAATAGATGGGCTAGAAACAAATCCCATTAATCAATTACTGGTCCACACAACACTCCAAACGACACGTGATGATTCCATTTTTGCATTTGGTGATTGTGCTGCATGTCCAATTGAAGGCACGGATCAGTTTGTACCACCAAGAGCACAAGCGGCGCATCAACAAGCGTCATTGCTTTTTAAATCTATGAAGCTTCGTGTCAAAGGCAAAACAAATTTACCTCAATACACTTATAAAGATTACGGCTCACTTGTAAATATGGGCGAGTATTCAACTGTAGGTAATTTGATGGGCTCATTAATGGGCGGATCTATGTTTATCGAAGGATTTGTTGCCCGACTTATGTATCAATCACTTTATAAAATGCATTTGATGGCACTTCATGGATTTATGAGCACAGCCCTTCAAACGATTGCTCGCATGATTACGCGACGAACAGAAGCGCAAGTTAAGCTACATTAA
- the lplT gene encoding lysophospholipid transporter LplT, whose translation MLLKHFNFKVSKGFIPLLIAQFLSALADNALLFAAIALLAQINSPHWHQPLLLQFFVISYIILAPFVGGIADAYPKGRVMFYSNAIKFIGSLSMLLGMQPLYAYAIVGVGAAAYSPAKYGILTELLPPKELVMANGWMEGSTVFAIILGSIIGGALAQFDPLVAIIIITGLYLLAAIFNRYIPALPVDHKLPKKNPLYMIKDFWHAFKILWKDPEGQLSLAVTTLFWGAGASLRLIVIAWAGYALQFNLEESTRLTAMVAFGIAIGSVIAARYISLKDSVRVLPAGILMGGFVMTMTIIHDWQIAALIFLFIGALCGFFIVPLNALLQHRGHILIGAGHSIAVQNFNENIGILLLSGTYTWMVREEFSINSIILLLGLFVSVTMLAIYKHYKKII comes from the coding sequence ATGCTGCTGAAACACTTTAATTTTAAAGTCTCAAAAGGCTTCATTCCCTTACTGATTGCACAGTTTTTATCGGCACTAGCTGATAACGCCCTTTTGTTTGCAGCGATTGCATTACTCGCACAAATAAACTCGCCTCATTGGCATCAGCCACTCCTGCTTCAGTTCTTTGTGATCTCTTATATTATTTTGGCGCCTTTCGTAGGAGGGATCGCAGATGCTTACCCTAAAGGCCGAGTGATGTTTTATTCCAACGCCATTAAGTTTATTGGAAGTTTATCTATGTTATTGGGCATGCAACCACTTTATGCTTATGCAATTGTAGGTGTGGGAGCTGCCGCATATTCTCCGGCTAAATACGGTATTTTGACTGAGCTCCTTCCACCTAAAGAGCTCGTGATGGCAAATGGCTGGATGGAAGGGTCAACAGTCTTTGCGATTATTCTGGGTTCAATTATTGGTGGGGCGCTTGCTCAGTTTGATCCGCTTGTGGCAATTATTATTATTACAGGACTTTATTTGCTCGCTGCTATATTTAATCGATACATTCCAGCACTTCCTGTTGATCACAAATTACCTAAAAAAAATCCTCTTTATATGATCAAAGACTTTTGGCATGCATTCAAAATATTATGGAAAGATCCTGAAGGACAATTATCGCTTGCTGTTACCACTTTGTTTTGGGGGGCCGGCGCCTCACTAAGATTAATTGTGATTGCATGGGCAGGCTATGCATTGCAATTTAATTTGGAGGAATCGACACGCTTAACTGCTATGGTTGCGTTTGGTATTGCAATTGGTTCGGTGATTGCAGCTCGCTATATTAGCCTTAAAGATTCTGTGAGGGTGCTTCCTGCAGGTATTCTTATGGGTGGATTTGTAATGACAATGACTATCATTCACGACTGGCAGATTGCAGCTCTTATTTTTCTATTCATTGGTGCTTTGTGCGGATTCTTTATTGTGCCGTTAAATGCACTGTTGCAGCATCGAGGTCATATACTCATTGGCGCAGGCCATTCGATTGCCGTGCAAAACTTTAATGAAAATATTGGTATTCTTTTATTAAGCGGCACTTATACTTGGATGGTCAGAGAAGAATTTTCAATTAATAGCATCATTCTTCTATTAGGTTTATTTGTTAGTGTAACTATGCTGGCAATCTACAAACACTACAAAAAAATTATTTAA
- a CDS encoding PhoH family protein, with protein sequence MVKKNSATKLFVLDTNVLMHDPSSIFRFEEHDIYLPMVTLEELDNNKKGVSEVARNARQTSRNLEEIIGTNEESLEKGRSLGIKGNTHVTGKLFLQTTALPHDLPMLAGSKADNQILGIVAYLKNQNPDRQVILVSKDINIRIKARALGIAAEDYFNDKVLEDTEMLYTGITELPEDFWEKHSKDMESWQENGRMFYRLTGPMCPNFSINEFIFYEFDKPFHAIVRKISGKTATLEIIKDFINGKHNIWGINARNREQNFALNLLMDPDIDFVTLLGQAGTGKTLLTLAAGLAQTLDKKIYNEIIMTRVTVPVGEDIGFLPGTEEEKMTPWMGALEDNLDVLNKTDEEAGEWGRAATQDLIRSRIKVKSLNFMRGRTFLHKYLIIDEAQNLTPKQMKTLITRAGPGTKVVCLGNIAQIDTPYLTEGSSGLTYVVDRFKGWDHNGHITLVRGERSRLADYAAETL encoded by the coding sequence ATGGTCAAAAAAAATAGTGCAACTAAACTTTTTGTATTAGATACGAACGTTTTAATGCACGATCCCTCAAGTATTTTCCGATTTGAAGAACATGATATATACCTTCCGATGGTGACCTTGGAAGAATTAGACAATAATAAAAAAGGTGTCAGTGAGGTTGCGCGTAATGCGAGACAAACGAGTCGTAATTTAGAAGAGATTATAGGAACGAATGAAGAGAGTTTAGAAAAAGGACGCTCACTTGGTATTAAAGGCAATACACATGTCACAGGAAAGCTTTTCTTGCAAACAACAGCACTTCCTCATGATTTACCAATGCTCGCAGGCAGTAAAGCTGATAACCAAATTTTAGGCATCGTCGCCTATCTTAAAAACCAAAATCCTGATCGCCAAGTTATTCTTGTTAGTAAAGATATCAATATTCGTATTAAAGCGAGAGCTTTAGGGATTGCTGCTGAAGATTATTTCAATGATAAAGTGCTTGAAGATACTGAGATGCTCTATACGGGTATTACAGAACTCCCTGAGGATTTCTGGGAGAAGCACAGTAAAGACATGGAATCATGGCAAGAGAATGGCAGAATGTTTTATCGTCTGACAGGACCTATGTGTCCAAACTTTTCGATCAATGAATTTATTTTTTATGAATTCGACAAACCCTTCCACGCCATTGTTAGAAAAATTTCTGGCAAAACAGCCACACTTGAAATCATTAAAGATTTTATTAATGGTAAACATAATATTTGGGGTATCAATGCTAGAAATCGAGAGCAAAATTTTGCACTCAATCTTTTAATGGATCCTGATATAGATTTTGTAACCCTTCTAGGGCAAGCGGGTACAGGTAAAACCCTTCTGACTCTTGCAGCTGGATTAGCACAAACACTCGATAAAAAAATCTACAATGAAATAATCATGACGCGTGTCACAGTGCCTGTAGGTGAAGATATCGGTTTTTTACCAGGCACAGAAGAAGAAAAAATGACGCCATGGATGGGTGCATTGGAAGATAACCTAGATGTTTTAAATAAAACAGATGAAGAAGCCGGCGAATGGGGAAGAGCAGCGACACAGGATCTTATTCGTTCACGTATCAAAGTAAAGTCACTCAACTTTATGCGTGGTCGCACATTTCTTCACAAGTATCTCATTATCGATGAAGCTCAAAATCTAACGCCAAAGCAAATGAAGACACTCATTACGCGCGCGGGTCCGGGCACTAAAGTTGTTTGCTTGGGTAATATTGCGCAAATCGATACACCTTATTTAACAGAAGGCAGTTCAGGTTTAACTTATGTCGTCGATCGCTTCAAAGGGTGGGATCATAATGGTCATATCACACTTGTTCGCGGTGAACGTTCGCGCTTAGCTGATTATGCTGCTGAAACACTTTAA
- a CDS encoding peroxiredoxin has translation MEINKKVPSFKLPGTSGLQFNLSDFKGRYLVVYFYPKDATPGCTTQGVDFRDAYKKFQALDAEIFGISRDTLKSHENFKAKFTFPFELLSDEEEKACELFNVIKMKNMYGKQVRGIERSTFVIDPDGKLIQAWRGVKVEGHVKEVLQFIKQHNSI, from the coding sequence GTGGAAATCAATAAAAAAGTCCCTTCATTTAAACTTCCTGGCACGAGTGGTCTTCAATTTAATCTGTCAGATTTCAAAGGTCGTTACCTTGTTGTTTATTTTTACCCCAAAGACGCAACCCCAGGCTGCACTACCCAAGGTGTTGACTTTAGAGATGCTTATAAAAAATTTCAGGCTCTTGATGCTGAGATATTCGGCATTTCTCGTGATACTTTAAAGTCACACGAAAACTTTAAGGCAAAATTTACCTTTCCCTTTGAGCTTTTAAGTGATGAAGAAGAAAAAGCCTGTGAATTATTCAATGTCATCAAAATGAAAAATATGTATGGTAAACAGGTAAGGGGTATTGAGCGCAGCACTTTTGTAATTGATCCTGATGGAAAATTGATTCAGGCATGGCGAGGTGTCAAAGTCGAAGGTCACGTCAAAGAAGTTTTACAATTTATTAAACAACACAACTCTATTTAA
- the glp gene encoding gephyrin-like molybdotransferase Glp, which yields MKKDISLSDLISESNIVHDYDPNAMSVEKAKTWIANFLKPSDQQEIIHIKDALHRIVAESITASINVPNHDNSAMDGYAININILNGDGPFSLKVTGKLLAGNQLEGNANEAVRIMTGASIPFGLNAVIPQEYVELNEGVITFKIKPHINQNIRRLGEDIKSGQVVFQSGRKIEPCDLGLLASLGIDSIKVYRKIKVAFFSTGDEIVSLGNPLSAGQVFDSNRYSLIGLLKRLDVEAIDLGVTPDNKKIIEDTLKKASDMADVVITTGGVSVGEADYMKEILKKIGEILFWKISMKPGRPLAYGKIGHCHYFGLPGNPVSTMVTFYQFVREAILTLSGQTHIPKTPLIRAQLLSPIKKVPGRTEFQRGIYEQGHEGTFKVSPLKDQGSGILRSMSEANCFIVLHEDTAHLEKDMWVDIQLFDSLF from the coding sequence ATGAAAAAAGATATCAGCTTAAGTGATTTAATTTCTGAATCGAATATAGTGCACGATTATGATCCTAATGCGATGTCAGTTGAAAAAGCCAAAACATGGATTGCCAATTTTTTAAAACCAAGCGATCAACAAGAAATCATACATATCAAAGATGCGCTCCATCGTATTGTCGCGGAATCTATCACAGCATCCATTAACGTTCCTAATCATGACAATTCAGCCATGGATGGTTATGCAATCAATATAAATATTCTTAACGGTGACGGTCCTTTTAGTCTCAAAGTGACAGGCAAACTCTTGGCAGGTAATCAATTAGAAGGTAATGCAAATGAAGCCGTTCGCATCATGACAGGGGCCAGTATTCCCTTTGGATTAAACGCGGTCATTCCACAAGAGTATGTTGAACTCAATGAAGGTGTAATTACATTCAAAATAAAACCTCATATCAATCAAAACATTCGACGCTTAGGAGAGGATATCAAAAGTGGACAAGTAGTATTTCAAAGCGGTCGAAAGATAGAGCCTTGTGATTTAGGTTTGCTTGCGTCACTTGGTATAGATTCAATCAAAGTTTACCGAAAAATTAAAGTTGCTTTTTTTTCAACAGGCGATGAAATTGTTTCACTCGGTAATCCTTTGTCAGCGGGTCAAGTTTTCGATAGTAATCGCTATAGTCTTATTGGCCTTTTAAAACGTCTTGATGTGGAAGCGATCGATCTTGGCGTCACCCCTGACAATAAAAAAATCATTGAAGATACATTAAAAAAAGCAAGTGATATGGCAGATGTCGTGATTACAACAGGAGGTGTTTCTGTCGGCGAAGCGGATTATATGAAAGAAATATTAAAAAAAATAGGCGAAATCTTATTTTGGAAAATTTCTATGAAACCAGGACGACCTCTTGCGTATGGAAAAATTGGTCACTGTCATTATTTTGGACTTCCAGGGAATCCTGTGTCAACGATGGTCACTTTTTATCAATTTGTAAGAGAAGCTATTCTTACTTTATCAGGTCAAACACATATTCCCAAAACACCCCTCATCAGAGCGCAACTTTTATCGCCGATTAAAAAAGTACCTGGCCGAACAGAATTTCAAAGAGGTATTTATGAACAAGGCCACGAAGGCACTTTTAAAGTGAGTCCTCTCAAAGATCAAGGCTCAGGTATTCTAAGATCTATGAGTGAGGCGAATTGTTTTATTGTGCTTCATGAAGATACGGCACATTTAGAAAAAGATATGTGGGTCGATATTCAGTTATTTGATAGCCTTTTTTAA
- the mobA gene encoding molybdenum cofactor guanylyltransferase MobA → MDEKIAVVILAGGQSKRMQVQNKATVLFKGKPLISHVIDRMKPQAAHIFINTHQNQNDFDGFHLPLIDDALTIQEGPLLGILTSLQLIKTDWIQFVPCDTPNLPDNLIANLLKENKAQKTLAAVPETVDGLQSACLLCHVSTLKNLQDFFNRGGRKIEDWIRQLSFSIVRFHDHSQFININTQEELKKTSL, encoded by the coding sequence GTGGATGAGAAAATCGCTGTGGTCATTTTAGCTGGTGGCCAATCAAAACGTATGCAGGTTCAAAATAAGGCAACTGTTTTATTTAAAGGCAAGCCTTTAATTAGTCATGTCATTGACCGCATGAAACCGCAAGCAGCGCATATTTTTATTAATACGCATCAAAATCAAAATGATTTTGATGGATTTCATTTGCCTCTCATCGATGATGCATTAACTATTCAAGAAGGTCCTCTTTTAGGTATCTTAACTAGCTTACAGTTAATCAAAACAGATTGGATCCAGTTTGTACCTTGTGACACACCCAATCTTCCAGATAATCTTATTGCAAATTTACTAAAAGAAAATAAAGCACAAAAAACTCTAGCTGCAGTCCCTGAAACGGTGGATGGCCTCCAATCAGCATGTCTTTTATGCCATGTATCCACATTAAAAAATCTTCAAGATTTTTTTAATCGAGGAGGACGCAAGATTGAAGACTGGATAAGACAATTATCTTTTTCTATTGTGCGATTTCATGATCATTCACAATTTATTAATATCAATACACAAGAAGAATTAAAGAAAACATCTCTATGA
- the moaA gene encoding GTP 3',8-cyclase MoaA — translation MELIDRFHRKINYLRLSITDRCDFRCVYCMSEDMQFLPRDEVLSLEESARIIKIFASLGVTKVRITGGEPLVRKNISWLFNEISTIKPLKEIVITTNGSQLAQHAHMLKMSQVKRINISLDSLDPILFKKITRTGDLNKVMLGIDEAIKEGFSNLKLNAVLMKGINDHEAIDLVNFALHKKMDISFIEEMPLGDVDHTRKDTFISNDEVLKNLQNYFNLIPTTFTSGGPAKYWQLANQSTKVGFISPHSHNFCDTCNRVRVSSKGELFLCLGQEEKIELMPLLRQYPNEDWPIQKAIIESMMVKPEAHDFNLEITKPAVVRFMSHTGG, via the coding sequence ATGGAATTAATAGATCGATTTCATCGAAAGATTAATTATCTTCGATTATCTATTACTGATCGATGCGATTTTCGTTGCGTTTATTGTATGAGCGAAGATATGCAATTTTTACCTCGCGATGAAGTTCTATCTCTTGAAGAGTCCGCAAGAATTATAAAAATTTTCGCCTCTCTTGGTGTCACAAAAGTAAGGATCACGGGCGGTGAGCCTTTAGTTAGAAAAAATATTTCGTGGCTTTTTAATGAAATATCAACTATTAAACCTCTAAAAGAAATTGTCATTACAACGAATGGTAGTCAGCTAGCGCAGCATGCGCATATGCTTAAAATGTCTCAAGTTAAACGTATTAATATTAGCCTTGATAGTCTTGATCCCATTCTTTTCAAAAAAATCACGCGTACGGGTGACTTAAATAAAGTAATGCTCGGTATTGATGAGGCGATTAAAGAAGGCTTTTCGAATCTCAAACTTAATGCCGTTTTAATGAAAGGGATTAATGATCACGAAGCAATCGATTTAGTTAATTTTGCATTGCATAAAAAGATGGATATTTCTTTTATAGAAGAAATGCCTTTAGGCGATGTTGATCACACAAGAAAAGATACGTTCATCAGCAATGATGAAGTATTAAAAAATTTACAAAATTATTTTAATTTAATACCAACCACCTTTACTTCGGGCGGTCCTGCAAAATATTGGCAGCTTGCCAATCAATCAACTAAAGTAGGTTTCATTTCTCCACATAGCCATAATTTCTGCGACACCTGCAATCGTGTGAGAGTGTCATCGAAAGGTGAATTATTTTTATGCTTAGGACAAGAAGAAAAAATAGAGCTCATGCCTCTCTTGCGACAATATCCCAATGAAGATTGGCCTATTCAAAAAGCTATTATAGAAAGTATGATGGTTAAACCGGAAGCGCACGATTTTAATCTTGAAATTACTAAACCTGCCGTCGTGCGCTTTATGTCGCATACCGGGGGTTAA